The genome window ccaagaagctcggcgCAACTGATTCGGTCGTCAGCGGTCAAGACGCTGTTGCCCAAGTGATGAAATTGACAGATGGGAAAGGTTGCGATACCGTcattgaggctgttggtatCCCCGCTACTTTTGAGCTCTGTCAAAAGCTCATCGCCGTTGGGGGCGTGTTGGCAAACGTTGGTGTGCATGGTACCAAAGTGGACCTCCACCTCCAGGACCTATGGATCAAGAACATCTGTAAGTGGCTTGGCTGTCCGATCTACCGTTTGACACGGCACTAATGCAGGTGTCTCAGCGATCACTACTCAGCTTGTGGATACTGTTACTACCCccatgcttctcaagctaGTGCAATCTGGCAAACTGCAACCCTCGCAGCTGATCACTCATAGTAAGTTCTCTCGCTTAAGTCTGAAGCATCCATACTGACGGCTCCCGTTTAGATTTCAAGCTGAGCGATGTTGAGAATGCTTACAAGACATTTGGCGAGGCATCAAAGCATAACGCTCTGAAAGTGCTTATTGAGGTAGATTAAATAGAGATTCTAGAGAACACACATGGCCATTATTCTAAGTTTCACTTCCATCGAATAAAGAGTGGTTGTCAAAGACTAAGCCCACTTTCCAACCAGAGCCATAATTCCAGCACCCAGGAAGAGGCAGACGATCATAAATCCCAGCCTGACCTTGTCGTTCGTTCTCTCACGATTGAAGAGAAAGTCCCTAGCAATCATCTCCACAAATCCAGTATAAATGAGAATGCCAGCAGAAATAGAGTCAAAGATACCGTTGACCGTGTTTGCAGTGAAGGATGAGTTATCGTACGTCTTTCGGATACCGAGACCAATTGCAATGGCAATAGGTGTTGTCAGACCGTAAGCGAGACAGAGGAGCCAGGGCATACTGCGAAGTCGGTTGGGGAAAGGGATGGCACTAAGTCTGGCGCCGATACCAAGGCCTTCGAAGGATTGGTGGAAAACAAGGACAGGGAACAAGGTGTCGAAGTCGGATGTATCCGCGACACCCAAGTTCAGACCGATGAAGACACTGTGAAATAAGACACCGAATTCGAGAATGAGGAAGGCTGCGATTTGTGTCTTGAAGGCAAGCTCGGTTTCTTCAGAATCGCCATCAAGGTGTTGGAGCTCCTTGAAATCTGCATAGCCACCACGAAGCTTCTCTGACGTAGCCGCTTCTGTATCGTGCTCGCCATTGATCACAAGCCTTCTCGAGTTCGAGCCGTCGTCAGAGTGGTGCTGGTGTCCATCTGCGCCGGAGGTAGTAATAGTTTCCTCGACACCAGTATCATTATGCTGGAGCCCATAGCGAGATTGGACGTAGTAGTCGGCAGAAAAGTCGAACAAGAAAGTGAACATCGCCGCTGAGAGAGCAATAGCC of Fusarium musae strain F31 chromosome 5, whole genome shotgun sequence contains these proteins:
- a CDS encoding hypothetical protein (EggNog:ENOG41) — protein: MSGPTNFDPERVNLTEFQSVTDQGLITCFLTTAGNQYDGPLGIRIGSLFVILVVSTAVTFFPVVATRIPRLKIPLYVYLFARYFGSGVIIATAFVHLLDPAYSEIGPASCVGMTGGWSTYSWPPAIALSAAMFTFLFDFSADYYVQSRYGLQHNDTGVEETITTSGADGHQHHSDDGSNSRRLVINGEHDTEAATSEKLRGGYADFKELQHLDGDSEETELAFKTQIAAFLILEFGVLFHSVFIGLNLGVADTSDFDTLFPVLVFHQSFEGLGIGARLSAIPFPNRLRSMPWLLCLAYGLTTPIAIAIGLGIRKTYDNSSFTANTVNGIFDSISAGILIYTGFVEMIARDFLFNRERTNDKVRLGFMIVCLFLGAGIMALVGKWA